In the genome of Taurinivorans muris, one region contains:
- a CDS encoding restriction endonuclease subunit S has product MKTSNIVPKLRFPEFSGEWEIKELGEIAVEITKRAKDKKYLLLSVTAGQGLIPQVEKFGKEIAGNSYKNYFVINKFDFAYNKSSTKQYPQGYIAMLKDYDEAALPNSIFVCFSIDKDYFVPQFLDQLFQINYHGKWLKKFIEVGARAHGALSFDTRHLFELPLALPNYAEQQKIADCLASLDELLDLEEKKLSALQKYKKGLLQKLFPQGESRVPEWRFPEFQNRGEWEEKMIKDVLCYEQPTNYIVEEMHSQGIGTPVLTANKSFILGYTNEKNNIYNNVPVIIFDDFTTDKKYVIFSFKVKSSAIKILKSIGNNNLKFIFELLQLKNFSADEHKRYYISVYQFLKILIPNLQEQQKIADFLSGVDELIEKQRQKIEQLKQHKKGLLQGLFPNINGVGDVN; this is encoded by the coding sequence ATGAAAACAAGTAATATAGTTCCGAAACTGCGTTTTCCCGAGTTCTCAGGTGAATGGGAAATTAAGGAATTAGGAGAAATTGCGGTTGAAATAACTAAAAGAGCAAAAGATAAAAAATACTTATTATTAAGTGTTACAGCAGGACAAGGGTTAATTCCTCAAGTTGAAAAATTTGGAAAAGAAATAGCAGGAAATTCATACAAGAATTATTTTGTTATTAATAAATTTGATTTTGCTTATAATAAAAGTTCAACCAAGCAATATCCGCAAGGTTATATAGCAATGCTGAAAGATTATGATGAAGCGGCATTGCCTAATAGTATTTTTGTTTGTTTTTCAATAGATAAAGATTATTTTGTTCCGCAATTTTTAGACCAGCTTTTCCAAATTAACTATCATGGGAAATGGTTAAAAAAATTTATTGAGGTTGGAGCAAGGGCTCACGGTGCTTTAAGTTTTGACACAAGGCATTTATTTGAGCTGCCTTTAGCATTGCCAAATTATGCGGAACAACAAAAAATAGCGGATTGTCTTGCGTCCCTTGATGAACTGCTTGACCTTGAAGAAAAAAAACTGTCAGCACTCCAAAAATATAAAAAAGGACTATTGCAAAAACTTTTCCCCCAAGGAGAAAGCCGCGTTCCCGAATGGCGTTTTCCCGAGTTCCAAAACAGAGGAGAATGGGAAGAAAAAATGATTAAAGATGTTCTTTGTTATGAGCAACCAACAAATTATATTGTAGAAGAGATGCATTCACAAGGGATAGGAACTCCTGTTTTAACTGCCAACAAAAGTTTTATCTTAGGATATACTAATGAAAAAAATAATATTTATAATAACGTGCCAGTAATTATTTTTGATGATTTTACTACCGATAAAAAATATGTAATTTTTTCATTTAAGGTAAAATCTTCAGCAATAAAAATTTTGAAATCTATTGGAAATAATAATTTAAAATTTATTTTTGAATTATTGCAGTTAAAAAATTTTTCAGCAGATGAGCATAAAAGATATTATATTTCAGTTTATCAATTTTTGAAGATTTTAATTCCAAATTTACAAGAACAACAAAAAATAGCGGATTTTCTTTCCGGTGTTGATGAACTGATTGAAAAACAACGACAAAAAATAGAACAGCTTAAACAGCATAAAAAAGGCTTACTGCAAGGCTTATTTCCAAATATAAACGGGGTGGGAGATGTCAACTAA
- a CDS encoding AAA family ATPase, translating into MSTNTSVQEFNSLSEIAQHYRDILEKKKYIICFAHNGTGKTRLSMEFKNIGKQLNQNQPEELQRDTLYFNAFTEDLFVWDNDLENDNQRVLRLNSQSKFFNGLHELPMEEKIQFFLRELADFDFKIDYNNSQVSFYREFSETMIEENIKISRGEENIFKWCFFLAIVQLALDGEQAYRWVKYIYIDDPISSLDEHNSINVAYQINKIMTHQERIRFIISTHHSLFFNVISHFFKKSNEVAKLYLHYKKSKKIFKIVNIEGTPFFHHIALLAGLDSAIREDKLYTYHFNTLRTLLEKTASFHGYTEFGDCIIVDEDSERDKERKKVIYSRLLHSMSHGGHSLFEPVEMVDDNKQNFKELFYDFLKNYKFNKNTVRKLG; encoded by the coding sequence ATGTCAACTAATACATCAGTTCAAGAGTTTAATTCTTTGTCTGAAATAGCACAGCATTATCGGGATATTTTGGAAAAGAAAAAATATATTATTTGTTTTGCCCATAACGGAACAGGTAAAACTCGTTTGTCTATGGAATTTAAAAACATAGGAAAACAATTAAATCAAAATCAACCTGAAGAATTACAAAGGGATACCTTATATTTTAATGCTTTTACTGAAGATTTGTTCGTTTGGGATAATGATTTAGAAAATGATAATCAAAGAGTTTTACGCTTAAATAGCCAATCAAAGTTTTTTAATGGTCTTCACGAGCTCCCAATGGAGGAGAAAATACAGTTTTTTTTAAGAGAACTTGCTGACTTTGATTTTAAAATTGATTATAATAATTCACAAGTTTCTTTTTATAGAGAATTTTCGGAAACTATGATAGAAGAAAATATTAAAATTTCTCGTGGAGAAGAAAATATTTTTAAATGGTGCTTCTTTTTAGCAATAGTTCAGCTTGCTCTTGATGGAGAGCAAGCCTATAGATGGGTGAAATATATTTATATTGATGACCCGATTTCTTCTCTTGATGAACATAATTCAATAAATGTTGCGTATCAGATTAATAAAATTATGACGCACCAAGAACGTATACGTTTTATAATTTCAACACATCACTCTTTATTTTTTAATGTTATCAGCCATTTTTTTAAAAAATCAAATGAAGTTGCTAAACTGTATTTACATTATAAAAAAAGTAAAAAGATATTTAAAATCGTTAATATTGAAGGAACACCTTTTTTTCATCACATAGCTTTGTTAGCAGGATTAGATTCAGCAATTCGAGAAGATAAATTATATACATATCACTTTAATACGTTACGGACATTATTGGAAAAAACCGCCAGTTTTCACGGTTACACTGAATTTGGGGATTGTATTATTGTTGATGAAGACAGTGAAAGAGATAAAGAACGTAAAAAAGTTATATATAGTCGGTTATTGCATTCTATGTCACATGGGGGACATTCTTTGTTTGAGCCTGTTGAAATGGTAGATGATAATAAGCAGAACTTTAAAGAATTATTCTATGATTTTTTAAAAAATTATAAATTTAATAAAAATACAGTGAGAAAATTAGGATAA
- a CDS encoding phage minor head protein, producing MYFDQVQTVIMQAVKNGRDMEYIRKELTERFGVSERKAKIIARDQTNKAMQTISRARALETGITKARWVHIPGAKTSRETHKHFDGKPFDLNKGMYDKDVNKWVMPGELINCNCRFRLIVPSVKK from the coding sequence ATGTATTTCGACCAAGTGCAGACAGTAATCATGCAGGCGGTGAAAAACGGGCGGGACATGGAATACATCCGCAAAGAGCTTACGGAACGCTTCGGCGTTTCGGAGCGCAAAGCCAAAATCATAGCCCGCGACCAAACCAATAAAGCCATGCAAACCATTTCCCGGGCGAGAGCCTTGGAAACGGGCATAACAAAGGCTCGCTGGGTGCATATTCCAGGGGCGAAAACAAGCCGTGAAACCCATAAGCATTTTGATGGCAAGCCCTTTGATTTGAACAAGGGCATGTACGACAAGGACGTGAACAAATGGGTAATGCCCGGAGAGCTTATTAATTGCAACTGCCGCTTCCGGCTGATCGTTCCGAGTGTGAAAAAATGA
- a CDS encoding type I restriction-modification system subunit M, whose product MIETMQKELGKTLWNIADKLRGAMNPDDFRDYMLSFLFLRYLSDNYENAVKKELGKEYEDCEQALSQSTFKNPLALWYEKNKEDTKMFEKQMRRKVHYVIQPDYLWSNITELARTQSNDLLSTLQNGFKYIENESFEVSFRGLFSEVNLDSEKLGKNYTARNAMLCNVITEIAKGLSEFPNERDLLGDAYEYLIGQFAAGSGKKAGEFYTPQQISKILSKIVTCDCREPHKKKNYLNAVLDFACGSGSLLLNVRKEMRTNAIGKIYGQEKNITTYNLARMNMLLHGVKDNEFEIFHGDTLINEWDIFGEMNPGKKIECDAIVANPPFSYRWEPNESLAQDFRYKNYGLAPKSAADFAFLLHGFHFLSQEGTMAIILPHGVLFRGGVEERIRRKLLEENKIDTVIGLPQNLFYSTGIPVCILVLKKCRRDDGVLFINAAENYEKGKRQNVLLDEHINKIVETYQNRTEENRYSRMVFMDEIEKNGFNLNISRYVSTAEEEEIIDLKAVKNELDDLERQIAQAKEKHNVFLRELGLEELR is encoded by the coding sequence ATGATAGAAACAATGCAAAAAGAATTGGGCAAGACCCTGTGGAATATAGCGGATAAACTGCGCGGAGCAATGAACCCTGACGATTTCCGCGATTATATGCTGTCTTTTCTCTTTTTGCGTTATCTTTCCGATAACTACGAAAACGCCGTAAAAAAAGAATTGGGCAAAGAATATGAAGACTGCGAACAGGCACTTAGTCAAAGTACCTTTAAAAATCCTCTGGCTTTGTGGTATGAAAAAAACAAAGAAGATACTAAAATGTTTGAAAAACAAATGCGGCGTAAAGTCCATTATGTTATTCAGCCCGATTATTTATGGAGCAATATCACGGAACTTGCCCGCACCCAAAGCAATGATTTATTGTCAACATTGCAGAACGGTTTTAAATATATTGAAAACGAATCCTTTGAAGTCAGCTTTCGGGGCTTGTTTTCTGAAGTAAATCTGGATTCCGAAAAGCTTGGAAAAAATTATACTGCCAGAAATGCCATGCTCTGCAATGTCATTACGGAAATTGCCAAGGGACTTTCCGAATTTCCCAATGAGCGGGACTTGCTCGGTGACGCTTATGAATACCTTATCGGACAGTTTGCCGCAGGTTCAGGCAAAAAAGCAGGAGAATTTTATACACCCCAGCAAATTTCAAAAATCCTGTCTAAAATCGTCACCTGCGATTGCCGTGAACCGCATAAGAAAAAAAATTATTTAAATGCCGTGCTGGATTTTGCCTGCGGTTCAGGTTCCTTGCTTCTTAATGTCCGCAAAGAAATGAGGACAAATGCCATCGGCAAAATCTACGGACAGGAAAAAAATATCACCACATACAACCTCGCAAGAATGAATATGCTCCTGCACGGCGTGAAAGACAATGAATTTGAAATTTTTCACGGCGACACCCTTATTAACGAATGGGATATTTTCGGAGAAATGAACCCTGGTAAAAAAATAGAGTGTGACGCCATAGTGGCAAATCCGCCTTTTAGTTATCGTTGGGAACCAAATGAAAGCCTTGCCCAAGATTTCCGCTATAAAAATTATGGACTTGCCCCGAAATCCGCCGCAGATTTTGCTTTTCTTCTGCACGGCTTCCATTTTTTAAGCCAAGAAGGAACCATGGCAATTATTCTGCCCCACGGTGTTTTGTTCCGCGGCGGAGTGGAAGAAAGGATACGCCGAAAACTCTTGGAAGAAAATAAAATTGATACCGTAATAGGACTGCCCCAAAATCTTTTTTACTCCACGGGTATTCCTGTTTGTATCCTTGTGCTGAAAAAATGCCGCCGTGATGATGGCGTGCTTTTCATCAATGCCGCCGAAAACTATGAAAAAGGCAAAAGACAAAATGTTCTGTTGGATGAACATATTAATAAAATTGTTGAAACCTATCAAAACAGAACCGAGGAAAACCGCTATTCCCGCATGGTTTTCATGGATGAAATCGAAAAAAATGGCTTTAACCTCAATATCTCACGCTACGTCAGCACCGCCGAAGAAGAGGAAATAATCGATCTGAAAGCCGTTAAAAACGAACTTGACGATTTGGAGCGGCAAATCGCTCAAGCCAAAGAAAAACATAACGTTTTTCTCCGCGAACTGGGACTTGAGGAACTGAGGTAA
- a CDS encoding Panacea domain-containing protein — protein sequence MKALDLAHYIITKCTRDGIPISNLQLQKFLYFIQKEFLQKNMGVAFNDRIEAWQFGPVVPTVYYEYCNFGVMPISIVYDTTKIENDIPNKSLVDKVISDNVQKNPWELVRITHATNSAWDKVYQDNKFNNTIPVELIKSNG from the coding sequence ATGAAAGCATTAGATTTGGCTCATTATATTATTACAAAATGCACGCGTGATGGAATCCCCATAAGTAATTTGCAACTCCAAAAATTTTTGTATTTTATTCAAAAGGAATTTTTGCAAAAAAACATGGGCGTTGCCTTTAATGATAGAATAGAAGCTTGGCAGTTTGGTCCTGTTGTTCCTACTGTTTATTATGAATATTGTAATTTTGGTGTAATGCCTATTTCTATTGTATATGATACAACTAAGATAGAAAATGATATCCCTAATAAATCATTGGTTGATAAAGTAATTAGTGATAATGTTCAAAAAAATCCTTGGGAACTTGTAAGAATTACTCATGCAACTAATAGTGCTTGGGATAAAGTATACCAAGATAATAAATTTAATAATACAATTCCTGTAGAGTTAATAAAAAGTAATGGATGA